In the Sorghum bicolor cultivar BTx623 chromosome 4, Sorghum_bicolor_NCBIv3, whole genome shotgun sequence genome, CGTGTTAATGCTGTGTTGAAGAAAAGGAGCCCCGGCCCGGAGCTTGGCTTAAGCTGCCACCACACAGCCTGCAGCTAGCTTAATAAAATATCTTAGCTATAACACTCCCCACTCCGCTATatttgcttcatgcatgtgccgcaaaatttgatgtgacgagaaattttgaactaaacaaggtcttataggtaaactgtacaattaattaaattttatctatatttaatgcttaatgcatgtgccacaagtttTGATataacgaaaaatcttgaaaagttttgtaaattttttagaaaataaacagggccttagatgGGCTAGAAATAAATTTGAGTCCTACTACTATCAGAAGAGACCCTTGTTGGAGCATGTCGTTGCAGAGTCAAGAAAGGAGCTAGCTAGTAGCACGGCAGGCTTCAGGAGATGGGCGATGAGGTGTACTGGTGTCAAATCGAACCAAGTCGAATCAATGGATGGACAGGTTGAATCGAAGGAAGGATTTGAGGTACTGTAGCCAGTACAATAGCACCAGTATATTATGGCCAGCTTCCAaatatttttgcaaaaaaattcagattcatCGTCATATCAAATCATATGGTGaatgtataaagcattaaatataaataaaaataataagtaattgtacagtttgactATAATATACGAGATGAAtccaacaatatttgtcaaatacaaatgaaagtactgTGATATtgattttgcaaattttaagtctatatataaaaaaatggaGGTGATTGTGCACGTACTGTACGTACGTGCTGGCGGCATAAACAAAGCATTTCGCGCCGAACGGCCGCACTCTGCGCAGCTGCACGCCACTCGCCATTTcactcgtcgtcgtcctcctcccaaCCTGCCCGCCGTTGCCGCTGGATGTATCTATCTGCTCCTTTCCTGCTCACATTAATTAGTCTATCTAATCGTATGACGacgcccatgcatgcatgcatgacttcatccatccatccatccatcgatCGCCTTTGACTGCTCATTCATCCTTTTCACAAAAACATTTGGCTTCTAGCTTCCTCCTTatcaaaaaagaagaaaaaaccaGCAAAACAAAAACATTTGGCCTCTTCCTCTTACTTCATCAGTTACTAGTAGAGTGCCTGCGTGTGTTTCAGTTTGAGTGTGCTTGCAATGCAAAGGTTTGGCCTCGAGTCCTCGTCTCGTTTTCTGCCAAGCCGCAGTCACTGCTGCTTCCGGGGCACCGCACTGCATACAACAATGCTGACCAAGGCAGACACTCACTGGGGCTGGAAAGCTGCAGGTGCCcatgccaaaaaaaaaaccgAGGGCTCTGTGTTCTTCTGTGTTCGCCGACACTGCACTGCCGTCTCAACCGTCGCTGCTGCTCACAAAGGGAACCCAGACAGTCACAGGGGAAGTGGTACCATGGGAGACATTCATCAGAAAACAACCAcaagcagcagcggcagcagaaAGCCACCATCGCCATACATACTCTGTCCTCCTAGGGAACAAGCACATGCTACCAAACCAACCATACCGATACCGTGCTAACACCTTGCTAGCATGATATCACACGTTTATAATACAGGCGCATGCCTGTCAACAATCAAACTTATTGCAGTTACGAGGAGAGGAGACGACGCAGCGAATCAAACTTCCCGGTGCACGCACGAGGCCAGGGCACTTGCCCACACGTGCACACGGTTGTTGGCCCGTCTCCTGGGTGTGCAGTGCAGCTACGTTACGTACACCAAGAGCCTTCACATTCAGTCAGTCATTCACAAGGTTACATTACACCATGCTACGGAGCTGACAGATGAGATCACGGGGATGGAGATGTCAACTCTCCTCTCCGAAAAACCAAGCACAAACAACTCCCACGCCGTGTCGCTGAAGCAAAGGAGGCATCATCCGCATTGATCACACACTCTGCACCGAAATCCATGGGGGGGCATCAGGCCAACGCCGTCCTTGTTGAACTCAACCAGATCATCATGTTACGCCAGGGAGAAGAAGCAACGGCTCTGCCGACCCGGCCGTCCTAGCCGAGCCACGCAGTTGCCCGGCgctcgccgccaccgccgacgCTATGCCGGATGCTGATCTTCTCATGGGAGTACTTCTCCTGGAGGTACTCGAAGGCGTTCACATCGAGCTTCCCGCTCACCGACTTGCCCTGCTTCCGCCGGATCTGCTGCTCCTTGATCGAGTTCCACAGCTTCACAATCGCGTCCCGCTGCTGCCGTGTGAACCGGGTCACGTTGTCGTACGCGTGCTTCGCAAAGATGTCAATGGCGGTTTGCGTCCTGACAAGCAAGATATCATTCAATATGAAATACGAAATAGAATACTGAGCATATGGATGGATGATGCTCTATCACCATGGGATTCTGTAGCGCCGAGCAGCTATTTCCAGGCATTTCAGAAGGGCCTCCCGCTGCGACTTGAGGAATCTTTTTGCTTCCTCCTCGTCTGCTTTTCTGTTCAGAGCTGCAATTGCCTTTTCTCTAGCTCTCTCAGACTTCTTCAGCTTGTGCTCAAGGAGACCATCTAAACCAAAAGGATCAGAAGATTCTTCTCCTGGCTCTGAGGCTGCAGCATGTGTGCTATCATCTGCCACAGAGTTAGAAGCTGCAGCTGGGGCGCTATGATCAGTTTTATTGTCCGTCACTGAGTCAGTTTTGCTTGCGGCAGCAAGAGCTGCAGCTTCATCATTGTCATCATCCACTGTTGCCACTGGCAGGGCTGAGATGGCATCTTTGATCTTTCCTACAGCCTTTGAGAACTACAAAAGTAAAACATGGTTCAAGCATCAGTATCCCCAGGGTGATATGTATTGGGTTATGGCAGCATGTCTGATGATCACATATCTACAGCAGCTGCTAAGTACATCTAGTAAACTATTTCATACTTAGGTTGCCAAGATAAGCAACGTGTCGTGTtcagagaaaaataaaaatactcacCACAAAACTGTCATCAGTGAAAAGATCATTAGCCACCACAGCATGCAGCACCCATATGTCGAATTGATTTTTCTGCTGTTGGTTGAATAACTGCACATTAATTGCAAGTTGTTAGTGAAAGTAGTGAAACACATAGTGACCCGACACAACTGAGCAACTATTTGTTTCAGCTGCATTGGAAACTTCACCTCTGTGACACCCTGAGCAGCATCAAACAATTTGTGGTAGTCTGCTCGTACAGAAGGCTCATTGCATGCTCCCGGTGAAGACATCGCAGCCTCTAGTATAGCAAAGAAATGACTGATTGTTCCAGGCTTGACGCTTCCAGCTTCAATAAGTTGCAAAGCTAGTTTTGATGCCTTGCTGAATTTTGAAGTATTCCCTATGTGTGAAGCTATCTTTTGCATAGCCTCAATCACTTGTGTTTCTGATGCATCAACGGTTGTTCTGAACCGAAGACGTTTCTCAGGAACTGCAAGAGAATATGAAAGTTAGGACATATAACTGCCTGCTAAGTTAAGGAGTTTGCTTATTTGTTCTTATTATGACAAGAAATTGGTCAGGGGAGGCCACTACATATACCAAAGATTGAAAATAACAAGTACGGATTTGAGCAGTCAAGATTGTCAatatgtcttttttttttcttgcagcTGGTGCAATGCACTAGGTGCTACCCCAGTTAATGCAACAGTAATGAAAACAGAACACAGAGACACTTACAAACCCATGAGAGAGAGTTAAAGGAAACCAATGGCAGACATCACCTAATGGTGTAATCAAGCAAATATGTCCAGCACAGCACCAAATGGAAACTCCTACTACGTGGGAACACATCACTCATAGGTGTGCCTTCTTGCAAGTAACACTACAAAAACTCAGTGAGCAGAGATTGGTATTGGTAGCGACAAAATCCACACAGAGACTATCATTGCCATGAACAGTTGGGACAGGTTAAGCGCGTCAGTAACTAGGTGCAGTGCCCAGTTAACAGAACAGTAATGAAAACAGAAGGCAGAAACAATTACAGTTACCAATGACTCCATGAGAGAGTTAAAGGAAACCAATGGCCAGACATCATCTAATGGTGCAATCAGGAAAATATGTCCAGCACAGCACCAAATGGAAACTGCGAAGCTTACTACGCGGGAACGCATCACTCATAGGTGTGCCTTCTTGCAAGTAACACTACAAAAACTCAGTGAGCAGAGGTTGGTGTTGGTGGCGAGAAAATCCACACAGAGATCTGttcatataaattaaaaaaccaCTTAACATTGTGGACGGGTTAAGTGCATCCGTAACTCTAGCTCTAGCATACACCTACACTGTTTCTATATTCTAAAGAATGAGAGGAAGCTATTATCCTCCTGGTGCAAAAGCAAAACAAAGAGGAGGTTTTCACTACTTGGGTCTTACATAGGCCCCTAGGGTAGTAGCAGTACGCTTTGAATCACATCGATCCTACTAGTGTGCCACATAATCCAGGTAATTTGCTCAGAAAAACCATTCTGGTTGCTTCATCAGTAAAAATCTCAAGCCACCCATCCAATCCAAATCTCCTGAATTGAAACAACCTCTGTTTCGCCCTCGTTGAGCTTGTCCTGGGATATGATCATATGGGAATGGGGTAGTCAAATCCCGACCAGAAATCCCCTCCCCTGTCAGCCTCGACCTGGGAAGTCGCAACTCGACCTCAATTTAGGCTCCTAAACGGCCGGTTGCTGCTCAATCTCCACTTAAAGTCAAAGGGGGCCCAATTAAACGATTACGGGTTCCAGTTCAAAGCGGCGATGGCAGCAGCAGAAGCCGCGGATGATTCGGTTTGGAAAGTACATGAGGATATGGGGCAGAGATCTCACCATGGGATTCGGGCGCGGCAGCCGATGGGGAAGAGGTAGTAGCGTCGGCGGAGGGGGAGGGCTTGGTCCGCTTGAGGGAGCTCTTAAGCGCGGGCTtcggtgccggtgccggcgctggcgccggaggaggaggaggaggaggagagaggGAGGCCGCGCCAGTTCCGCCGCCGGccggggcggcggcgggcggaggCAGGCCGTCGAAGAGGTCGTCGGAGGCCATGGACGTGTGGGTTCTGTTTGGTTTGGCAGGGTCAGAGactagagagaagaggagagtaaACTACGGGCCTTGGATTTggatagcagcagcagcagcaggaattaaacaaggcccggCCCAGATCCGGCTGCGCATGGGCCTTCTGCCATCAATAATTCCTCCCATACGCTCGCCTTGCTTATTGAAAAGAGCGACTTTTTTATGCGTTCCAACGGGAATCGTGGATtccatttaaaaaaaaaaccggGTAAACCCCCTCCCTCCCCCGAAATTTCTATTGAAAAAATCATGAGATCTTACACGTTTTGAGGGAACATCCGAAAAAAAAATGCTTTTGCAAAAATACAAATTAGTGGTTCCCTTCATGCATAGATCTGGATTCGCATTGGTGATGATAATCCTGTTTTCTTTgggcctgtttagttcctcatgGAATGCAAAACGTGAAATGGTAACTACTTTAGAATAACAAAAAAatgctaaaaattttcaaggttATGTTTAGTCTCatccaaaatacaaaatttatTGTTCTTATTATGGTCTCTTGAGACTCTTTTGGGCTTTTTTCTAGCCTCCTgatgccaaaatccaaaatggagaatgACTACATTTTTGCCCAAAAAAATTGTATGGTGTTTAATTTTATTATGAAAAATAATAGACCAAAACCTAAGATTTTTTAGATGAAAGAGGAACTAAACATCCCCTTTGTTGCGAATGCATAAATATCCATTGGCGGAAAATGCAAGCTGCTGAACTTTATAAGTTTTCATTCATAGTTTACATGGTTTCGTTTCCATCTCTCTTCATGTTGCTCCTTGTTTCAGCCTCCATATCACGATTAACAACAAAAAAAGATCCTACCAGGACAAGAGTATCATTAAAGCCAGTGGATATATGGCTGGTGCAGTCACATTTTAGCCAAGAAGCTTTCAGTCAGTTCAGCATTGAGTAATCATCGATGCAGAGGAACCTAGGACTGCACATGAGGAGTCTGAAGGAAGAGAAACTGCATGGAAAGCAAACCCTGGTTTAAGTAAATTCACACCAAACAAGATCTTATGAGGGACAGATAGTTCTACGTGGCGATATAGGCATGTACCTCAAAGGACTTCCCCGATCTCTCATACTCAAGCATACTGAGAGCTACTTCACAGCTCTGCGAGACAATGGGCTCAGGATCCTTTGCAAACTCCTCCAAAAGCGCAATGCTTTCTTGGTCTACAACGCAGCACGATCACAGTCTTAGGTAACTAGTGAATGTGTATGCATGGACTGGAGTTGGTAAATGACATTCTGTCAAAGCTTGCAGTTTTAGTTACCTGCAATTGAGCCAAGGGCTTCAGCAGCTTCATGCCTGACCATTGGATGCTCACAGACATCCTTCAGGACTGTAGAAAGTGCATCTGAAGCGGCTTTGTTTTGCAGCTGACCTAACACATAAGCAACCTGCAGAATGATACCAAGAAAATGGTATTATATTCGATAAAACCAAAGACATTggaatgcaaaaaaaaaattaaaaaaattcttGAGAGGAATATGATGTTATGACCTAGGTGAATCAGGCAATGTGCACACTAGGTCTGAAGCAGTTTCACACCACCAACCTATTACCCTACCCTGATTTGTTACTATGTTTCTTCTTTTCAGAAAGGGAAACACCAAACTTCCACTCCATCACTAAATAAATATAACAGACAATTTTCTTGAGGATCCTACTGACCATAACTAAGAGGTTGTGACTGGATGTTGTCCAATCTAAAAAATAGCTGCAAGACTGCTCAGGTATTCAGGTTTGTGCTCAACTGTCAACTCTATTTTAATTTATTATGCCAGTTCAAATTTTCAAGTGTAAATGTTAAATAATAATCTAGACTGccagaaagaagaagaagaagaagaagaagaactcaAAGGATACATTGCTGGTTGCTTTGATTTATGATTGTATAAAAAAATGACAACATGGATTGCCAAGTTTTGAGGAAACCTCGTGACGTAGAAGAGCACTTTTGACGCTCAGAGCTGCAACAATAGCAGAAACAGCAGCATCTCCACCATCATTCCTAAGTGCAAAAAGAGCTGCATAACGTTCGTACATGCTCTCTTGTTCATTGAGGAGTAGATCCCTGAAAAACATCCACCATGTTGACAATGGAAAGACTGTGGGCATAGGATACAATCAACAAATGTAAGAATCCTTTGAAAGTTGGAAATGATACCTTAATTGATCTACTGAAAGTCCATGCTTTGCAGGCAGCGCTGGATCAACTGAGAGAAAGGGTGAAGCGACTGTACTCTCAGCACCATTAGCTTTCTTCTGCTCTTCTATTCGTCTTAGCGCCAGCTCGCAAGTTTCTTGTACCTCCACAGCAGGATCAGTTGTTAAACTTTCCTCCAACAGGGGGATGCTCTTTTCCAGGCCAATAGCTCCAAGAGCTTCTGCTGCCTAACCAATACACATACACAATACACAATTATTTAATATGGATACCCAAGTACTAGAAGCAGCATATTATATTGAATTCACTGAATACCTCATGGCGGACAATTGGATGTAGAGAAAGATCTTTGAGCACTGCCACCAGTGCAGGAATAGCCTCAGCATCCTGCATTTGTCCAAGTGCAAATGCAGCCTCATGGGCAAGCAAGTTAGAAGGATCCCTTGCAGCTGAACAATTTTATAAACTATGTCAGGTTTTCTTAATCACAACCCTTTGATCTCTCAAACACTAAGTTGAAGAAATCTGAAGACGCACAGCTAGCAGTGCAAAAGTGGGTGGTTGTAAATCAGGCCCTTGATGTGTTTTTCACTTCTTCCATAACTATTCTAGTGCAGTTTTGTTTTTCAGTAGGACTAAAAAGACATTGATCGACATTAAGAGGTAGCAGTTTTGTCTGTAACGGTCACTGTTGACAGCAGAGTACAAACTAAAGCTAATAACATAATCTCACAACTATACATATCAGCAAGGGAACAAAAAAGCAGCAGGCAACAGAACTTTCAGGAAATTAACATGTACGTACTACATAGCAATAAATATCAAACAGCCTCAACCAATGAAACAATGCCGATATTTGATATAACACTCTAAATAGTAAATAACAAATATATTGGTCATATGTTCAGCAAGTCCTACGAAGGGCCTGTCGAGAACTGAAATCAATTTGATAAATAATGCAAAGAATCAAACAATGTTAAATTTCCTAGTATCATCAGTTCATCAGCTCACTAGCTCAGCACTAGTTTGGACTGTAAGGCCACaagaatttggaactaaactgaAGTACAAAGGAAGCTTCAATCAAAGCACCCAATTAGTGAACCGCAGCACGGCATCTACTCGATTAGTTCGGGAAAGCAACAGGGACCAGAAATCTGTTGCACCGGTTGCTAAAACCAATCCACAAGCTGCTAGTCATCAACCAAGCTTTGAAGAATAGCAAAGCCGAGTCAGTGAAGCGAGGCGATACCTTggaggagggcgcggcgcggcgcatCCCCGCGGAGGTTGCGGAGGGAGAAGAGCGCCCGGAAGCGCTCTGCGATGGGCTGCTCCGCGTCCAACAGCCGCTCGCAGAGGAACCGCTCCATCTCCGGGGATGACTCGAACGCGGAGGTGGCCGCCATCTCACGCCGACGATTCCGTACGGTTCACACGCTCCGGCAAAGGTGATCAGTGGtcactggcggcggcggcggcggcggcgaaggaAATCCCGCGTCGGAAAGaaaaggagaagaagaggacgagctcGCGTCGAGTCGACGCGGACCGTCCGATCAGAACGCGCCACGTCACCTCTCCGAATGGACGGACCACAGCGACCTATCCTTGCAGGTCCTCTCGCTGCCGGCCGGTCCCACACCCCTTTGACCCAGATCCTGGCCCACTTGGCAGTTCCACGCTACTTGTGTCGGCGAAGCGCGTAGCAGCATTCCTTCTCGACTCGTTCCCTTTTGCGGCTTCTCGCAGCGCCGCGAATCCCAAATCAGAGCCGATCCGACGCGAATCGATCGAGAGGTGAGCTCGCTCGATTCCCCCGCAGATCGCCGCACTCACCCATCCCTCTCCGGAATTTTTCCCTCTGCTTTTTCGTGCTCTTGGCGCCCTCTTCGGCGATTTGTTTGTCTCTGATGGGTTTGGGGTTTTGTTCCTGCAGGCAGGAGGCAGCACGATTCGGATTGAGCCGAGCGCCATGAACCCGAGAGGGTAAGATTCTGCGCCTTTTTGTTGCTTTGAGCTTGGGATTTCGTGAGATGGTGTTCGGATTTAGGGTTGATGAGCGCGTGCGATTTGTTAGTAGGACCCAATGTGGCTGCCTCACTGGATGGATTGCATGCGATTAGTGCGATCGGTACGCTGCATTTGTTAGGGGTTAAGATGAGTGATTAGTGGTGCTTCTAtcagttcttcttcttgttgtccTGTAGTTATGGTTGAGGAATTCCCTCCAAAAGACAAATCGTTTGTTGTATAGGACAGTTTCGTTTCCCCAGCTCTAAGTTGGTTTAGGATCATGAATATAGGTTTATCAGACATGGAAGTTGGTTTCACATGATTATTGACTGGGCTTATTTTGCTTATCTGTCCCAAAAAGAACTTGGGACTCTACGAGCTATCATTCTAAAGCTAATGATATCTATGTTTATGCGTGCTGATATTTCTCTGCTTCAACACATTGATACTTTGCTCACTATCAGCCTTATGGTCAAAATTCTTTCTGTTAGGTCTTCTCTCTGTCCCTCTCTATCTCTGTCCCAACCTCTGTAGTCTGTAGTCATGCATAGCAATGCATCTTTACAAATAATCCAATAATGGAAGGGGATGAAAAGGATCTGCTGGAGCAATTATAGCTAAAATTAGAAAAATATAGGACACGGTGATCCTTGGCCAGCATAACAGCAGTACATGAATTTCACCCAGACGAAATGGGCAGACTCTCTATGGCAACTATGGATCTCAATTGTATTGTTAATTGGGCCTAATATGTACCACCTATGTCATTGGATTTTGCCTAATTATTGCACTTCCTTTTTTTTGTCACCTTATAGTAGTTTTCTGTTGTACCGGCATTTTAGCAGACAATGTTTTGACTTATTTCGTGATATGGGTCCAGATAACTGTGTTTGTCAGTCCATGACAGCAAGTTCCCTGTTTCCAATTCGTGggcaatatatttttttataattctaTTGTTATAGGTTATATCGAATATTGATTATTGTGGAGCCGACCTTTGTTAAAGTTAGAATTAGAAAACATAATTCAGAAGTATGCACCCTTTAGGGGTACATATATGTTTTTCTCAGTTTAAATGCAATTTATAGTTTGGATACCATATTTGTTCAGCTACTTTATCAAATGAATAAGGCTGTTTGTTCTTATTCATCACTGTGATACACGTGCCTAGGTCATCATGTACTTATAATCTTTGAATTTGTGAACTTGAACACATAGAAATGTTAGTCCTGGTATATTTGTGAATTCCTTCATACTTCTAATAATGTGGAATCCTATTTTTATCTGAACATCCTATGTTAACTGTTCCTTTGTGAAAAATTCATGAGCATGTGCTGATGTGGATATTCTGAACCCCTTTCACTTTGCAATTATTCTGTATGCATCCTTCGTCTATTGATTATATGCCCAACTCTTATATTGGTTATTTTATGCACTTTGTGCAGCTACCGTAGCAACAGAACTTCTCTCTTCGATGGCATTGAGGAGGGTGGAATCAGAGCAACATCCTATTCTTCCCATGAGATAGATGAGCAAGAAAATGATCGAGCTATTGATGGACTGCAGGATCGTGTCAGCATTCTCAAGCGGGTATTGTGCCACTTAAACTTCTTAATATTCTAATTCTATTGATTCTATTATGCAAATAATTGTAGATATTACTATTATCATTAGTAGTATATTTACTAGATCAAGCTGTGTTGCATAGATAAGAGATAAAATAGGTTTGTTAAAACAATAGTGTGTTCCTTTAAAAATAGTTCTTCCCTGCTGCAGCTTTAGTGCATAGTAATAGTAGTAGTTGTGTAGATAGGGGATTCTTGATTTCTTGTCAACCGTGTCCTTTCCTGGACCAGTTTAGTTTTAAATATTTGGAAGTAGTTCAGCACAGTTTTTTGGTTAAATTTTACCAAAAAGGAATCTGATTATCTGATGGGCTTACAACTAAGAATTGGTGGCTGCATTAATGCTATCTGAATATTTCATTGgcctaacttttttttttgagtgtgGTATGCATATGGTAGCTAACAACTAGAATGTCTACATTAATAAGGTATGACTTTCTTTAAAAGTTAACAACTAGATGAGATATAGAAGGATTCTTATGTAATTTGGTACGCTTGAAAAGCACTGGGAGTAACCAGCAAATAGGAAGTCCTGGAGAATATCTGGACATGGGTCATGCCATGATTGTCAATCTGATTCTTTCTATCTGACATCAGTGTAGACATTCTCCAAAGTCcaaattaataaatatatgaCGAGCAGATTAAGGTTTAGGGTGCTTTGCTCATTTTATTAATGGTATGctagaaaataaataaacattCAAACATCCCATCCATTGACTAGTTTAAGTTTGTTGGAATTGTTCTAACTTTAGGAT is a window encoding:
- the LOC8055325 gene encoding deoxyhypusine hydroxylase-B encodes the protein MAATSAFESSPEMERFLCERLLDAEQPIAERFRALFSLRNLRGDAPRRALLQAARDPSNLLAHEAAFALGQMQDAEAIPALVAVLKDLSLHPIVRHEAAEALGAIGLEKSIPLLEESLTTDPAVEVQETCELALRRIEEQKKANGAESTVASPFLSVDPALPAKHGLSVDQLRDLLLNEQESMYERYAALFALRNDGGDAAVSAIVAALSVKSALLRHEVAYVLGQLQNKAASDALSTVLKDVCEHPMVRHEAAEALGSIADQESIALLEEFAKDPEPIVSQSCEVALSMLEYERSGKSFEFLFLQTPHVQS
- the LOC8055324 gene encoding uncharacterized protein LOC8055324, with amino-acid sequence MASDDLFDGLPPPAAAPAGGGTGAASLSPPPPPPPAPAPAPAPKPALKSSLKRTKPSPSADATTSSPSAAAPESHVPEKRLRFRTTVDASETQVIEAMQKIASHIGNTSKFSKASKLALQLIEAGSVKPGTISHFFAILEAAMSSPGACNEPSVRADYHKLFDAAQGVTELFNQQQKNQFDIWVLHAVVANDLFTDDSFVFSKAVGKIKDAISALPVATVDDDNDEAAALAAASKTDSVTDNKTDHSAPAAASNSVADDSTHAAASEPGEESSDPFGLDGLLEHKLKKSERAREKAIAALNRKADEEEAKRFLKSQREALLKCLEIAARRYRIPWTQTAIDIFAKHAYDNVTRFTRQQRDAIVKLWNSIKEQQIRRKQGKSVSGKLDVNAFEYLQEKYSHEKISIRHSVGGGGERRATAWLG